One genomic segment of Pandoraea thiooxydans includes these proteins:
- a CDS encoding AAA family ATPase, producing MARLIFFCGHAGTGKTTLAKRLIGPLMQRTGESFCLLDKDTLYGNYSAAVMGALTGDPNDRDSPTYLRLLRDPEYAGLLDTARENLALGVNVLVVGPLSREIRNRQLFDRAWLGIGADVRWRVLWVHLPEALARARINARGNPHDAYKLAHWDEYRQRRFAPDAVTYPELLHFDNSAPGAADYAALLDALVAL from the coding sequence ATGGCCCGGCTCATTTTCTTTTGCGGGCACGCCGGCACCGGCAAGACCACGCTGGCCAAGCGCCTGATCGGCCCGCTGATGCAGCGAACCGGCGAGTCGTTTTGCCTGCTCGACAAGGACACGCTGTACGGCAATTACAGCGCAGCGGTGATGGGCGCCTTGACGGGCGACCCGAACGACCGCGACAGTCCGACCTACCTGCGGTTGCTGCGCGACCCGGAGTATGCCGGTCTGCTCGACACCGCCCGCGAGAACCTGGCGCTGGGCGTGAACGTCCTGGTGGTTGGGCCGTTGTCACGCGAAATCCGAAATCGCCAGCTGTTCGATCGTGCCTGGCTGGGCATTGGGGCCGACGTACGATGGCGAGTGCTGTGGGTGCATTTGCCCGAGGCGCTCGCACGGGCACGCATCAACGCCCGCGGCAACCCCCACGACGCCTATAAGCTGGCCCATTGGGACGAATATCGCCAGCGGCGATTTGCGCCCGATGCGGTTACCTATCCTGAACTCCTGCATTTCGACAACAGCGCGCCCGGCGCTGCCGACTATGCGGCGCTGCTCGATGCGCTAGTGGCGCTGTAA
- the kdpF gene encoding K(+)-transporting ATPase subunit F produces MNWMYLISGALTLLLLVYLGYALFWPEKLA; encoded by the coding sequence ATGAACTGGATGTATTTGATCAGCGGCGCGCTTACGTTGTTGCTGCTCGTGTACCTCGGCTATGCGCTGTTTTGGCCGGAGAAGCTCGCATGA